A window of Poecilia reticulata strain Guanapo linkage group LG7, Guppy_female_1.0+MT, whole genome shotgun sequence genomic DNA:
AaagtagagtttttttttcttgggatgCTGCCCGAACAAATGGCCAGCGTGTAGATTATGTCTGAAGGATGTTTGAGACCTGTTGAACACAAGATGGCATTTGTTGGTTCAGttctcaaaaacaaactttttttttttacctcccttTTCATTCAAAGTGGCAACATAAATCCTTTACTTAGTATGCATTGATACTCAAAATGGATAATGTCTTTGCACTACCAAAGAAGCCGGTAGgtacagtcttccttatttctgcCACAGGGAGTAGAGGCAATCAGACTCAAGGAAGATATATAGAGCACATAGATTACCTGGTTTGCAAACAGCCAGTAACATGTCAAGTAGAATTGCACCTTGGTATTTCAGCTTGccaagttgatttttttccccccaaatattttagatatgctccaAGACATCTGTGGATAGGCAAGTTTTCCgtgaataatttggagtcacGTTCCACAGGTAAATCTGCGACTAATAAAATCGGCGAACACTGAACCAAGAAGAGGTGGGGATGCGACGTAAATGGCTCCTTGTCCAACACGGCAACCAGTGGCTGCAGAAATTAATACCACTGGACAGAAAAGAGTCGTGACTTACTGGAAGGCTAAATAAAGTCTAAACAATAGCTAAACAAGAATATCTGAATATCAGACTAAAGGCTGGGTTTTCCAAAAGTAATCAGGGTGAGAATTATGCTACTGCAATATTATGTAgaatttttgtaaagtttttcacaaaattaacaAGAAGTTCcacaaatatgtttatttctgtagtttaattttattgataaaaaaaaatcatataggGATTTATTCAGTGAAAAGTAATGAATAAAAGGGTGTTTTGATGATTAATCGTTTGAGTCActcatcaaagacaaaaaaggggAAATTTCTCATCAAAGCTTACCAGGTGTATTTTTAACTTCAAAGAAAATAATCCTACTGAAATTCCCTAAAGCTTTGGTTAAAATGTGAGcttcatttttatgacaaagTAATGAAAACCTAAATAAAGTACCCATTAACAGATAAATTTATATATACTCGGAGTCCGTGATTGCTTAAAAAATgccttcataaaaaaaaaagcctaaggCAATCCTTCTTTCATGCAAAGTGATTTTTTAGGCACAAATTGTCTCTTTTCCTCACCTGTCATTTGAGTTAGTAGAAGACCTTGTGAGGTAGTTTTCCCATATCTCTGCGAAGATgtcatattttgcaaataaaatagcCCCCGTCTAATATTCTTGCCTTTTTTCCACTTGATTATCATCTAGCCAGACGGAGCCAGAGGAGATTCAAGAATTTAAAGGATCCGACTCCCTGAATCATGACCTCTGCACACTTTCAAGTCCTTTTCCTCCTGCTGTTCTGCGTCCTCCACAGCTCTGAGCAGACCTGCCCTTCTAAATGCCTCTGCATGTCTGACACAGTGAGATGTAGCTCTGTTGGTCTGCACAAACCCCCTCAATCCCTGCCCTCCTTTCCCGCCAACCTTGACCTCAGCCACAACCACATCACCTGGCTGGATCCGGTCACCTTAACCATGACGCCCAGACTGGAAAAGCTCTGGATGGCCCACAATGAAATCCGTACATTGAGTCATAACTTGTTTCGTAATGTGTCTGGCCTCAGACTGCTGGACCTGTCTTCCAACAGGCTTCAGATGGTGGAGCAACACTACTTCCACGGGCTGTGGAGGCTGGAGGAGCTCCGTCTCTTCAACAACAGGATCACACAAGTGGAGGGCAGCTCGCTGAGCGGTCTGAGCAGCTTGAAAAAGGTTTACTTCAGCTTCAACCAGATCACACACTTCCCATTTTTCTCCATCCAGGATCACACTCACCCTTTTCTGGCTATGCTGGACCTTTCGTCCAACCGGATGTCGAGTCTGCCGTGGGAGGAATTGAAAGCTTTGCCACAGTTGGTGCAGCAGGGGCTGTACACTCACAACAACTCACTCATCTGCGACTGCTCCATGTACGCCATGTTTTGGCACTGGAATCTGAGAGAATACAACTCGATCAAAGACTTTACGGATGAGCACACGTGCAACGTTGATGGGGACCCTCGTAGATCCATCCGGTTCTTTCGTGACAAGCGGTTCTTCCGGAACTGCACTGTGGAAAAATCCATCATGCAGCCTGTGACGGTTCTCCTCTCCGACGTGGTGGTCTTCGAGGGCGACAGGGTGCGTCTGGACTGCCAAACATCTCTTAGCAGCACAAACCTCTCGTTTACATGGCTTTCCCCAAGTAGGGGCTTCATCACCCAAAGCAGCATGAATGACACACTTATTAGCATGTTTCCCGATGGCACCTTGGAGATACACGCAACCACGATCAACGACTCGGGTGTGTATCTTTGCACCGCTGTGGACATCAAACAGGCATTGAATGCAACACGTGAGGTGAATGTGACTGT
This region includes:
- the LOC103467508 gene encoding amphoterin-induced protein 3 — protein: MTSAHFQVLFLLLFCVLHSSEQTCPSKCLCMSDTVRCSSVGLHKPPQSLPSFPANLDLSHNHITWLDPVTLTMTPRLEKLWMAHNEIRTLSHNLFRNVSGLRLLDLSSNRLQMVEQHYFHGLWRLEELRLFNNRITQVEGSSLSGLSSLKKVYFSFNQITHFPFFSIQDHTHPFLAMLDLSSNRMSSLPWEELKALPQLVQQGLYTHNNSLICDCSMYAMFWHWNLREYNSIKDFTDEHTCNVDGDPRRSIRFFRDKRFFRNCTVEKSIMQPVTVLLSDVVVFEGDRVRLDCQTSLSSTNLSFTWLSPSRGFITQSSMNDTLISMFPDGTLEIHATTINDSGVYLCTAVDIKQALNATREVNVTVLLPAAEPFNTGYTTLLGCMVTLVLILAYLFLTPCRCSFCKQPPAHSNQGTLSCIFSSFTREQPTLKHVAFMEHPMGEERIEWIPQS